The following coding sequences are from one Shewanella eurypsychrophilus window:
- a CDS encoding DoxX family protein has translation MLVVNAYKKFLGLMEQISGLAPLALRLYLAPVLMQAGYNKLSHFSDTVAWFGNPDWGLGLPMPEVMVAMAAGTEFFGGFLLIIGLATRLISIPLLATMLVAAFSVHWNNGWLAIADGGSWLANDQVLAAGEKLSAAKTILQEHGNYEWLTSSGNFVILNNGIEFAVTYSIMLLALIALGGGRYTSVDYFLRKRFISNTAD, from the coding sequence ATGTTAGTGGTCAACGCATATAAAAAATTTTTAGGGTTAATGGAACAAATATCGGGACTGGCTCCCTTAGCCCTGAGGTTATATCTCGCGCCTGTTTTAATGCAGGCGGGTTATAACAAGTTATCTCACTTTAGCGATACAGTTGCCTGGTTTGGCAATCCTGACTGGGGGCTAGGTCTGCCTATGCCCGAAGTGATGGTAGCCATGGCGGCTGGAACTGAGTTTTTCGGTGGTTTCTTATTGATCATAGGTTTAGCCACACGGCTTATCTCAATCCCCTTGCTAGCAACCATGCTGGTAGCTGCATTTTCAGTGCATTGGAATAATGGCTGGTTAGCGATAGCCGATGGTGGCTCTTGGCTGGCAAATGATCAGGTATTGGCTGCGGGTGAGAAACTCAGTGCCGCTAAGACTATTTTACAGGAACATGGAAATTACGAATGGCTAACGAGTTCAGGTAATTTTGTCATCCTAAATAATGGTATCGAGTTTGCTGTCACTTATTCGATTATGCTGTTGGCCTTAATTGCTTTAGGGGGCGGGCGTTATACCAGTGTGGATTATTTTCTGCGTAAACGCTTCATAAGCAATACAGCTGATTAG
- a CDS encoding NAD(P)H nitroreductase, with protein MDATELLLTRQSCPRLVEPAPNEQQLKTILDAGMRVPDHAGLTPWEFIIAQGEGLSRLGNIFLDAVIKNGGDDAKQIKAQSMPLRAPMVIAVVAKPKLHAKVPELEQLIAAGCATMAMQQAAFAMGLGGIWRTGEFAFDKGVHQDLGLSADDQIVGFLYLGTPAIKAPIKSSKACDEFVRYL; from the coding sequence TTGGACGCGACAGAATTACTGTTAACTCGACAATCTTGCCCACGCTTGGTTGAGCCCGCTCCCAATGAACAACAACTCAAGACGATATTAGATGCTGGCATGCGCGTCCCCGATCATGCAGGCTTGACTCCTTGGGAGTTTATTATCGCCCAAGGAGAAGGACTTTCTCGTTTAGGTAACATATTTCTTGATGCGGTGATAAAAAATGGTGGCGATGACGCTAAGCAAATTAAAGCCCAATCTATGCCGCTTAGGGCACCTATGGTCATTGCCGTTGTGGCAAAACCTAAGCTCCATGCTAAGGTGCCAGAACTAGAGCAGTTAATCGCTGCTGGTTGTGCAACGATGGCGATGCAACAAGCGGCTTTTGCTATGGGACTCGGTGGCATATGGCGTACCGGAGAGTTTGCATTTGATAAAGGGGTTCACCAAGATTTAGGCTTATCTGCGGATGACCAAATTGTTGGTTTTCTTTACTTGGGGACGCCAGCAATAAAGGCGCCAATAAAATCGAGTAAGGCTTGCGATGAGTTCGTGCGCTATCTTTAA
- a CDS encoding MBL fold metallo-hydrolase, protein MKSQLIVETPTHQWIYFGRDPEKPDKIIDTNQYMLVTENKALLMDPGGIELFAPMLANIVKHIPLEKLTHLFASHQDPDIISSLGLWDQTLPGAKLYSPWLWEGFIRHFGMHNISYEAIPDEGSRLLLDQVEVQFIPAHYLHASGNFHVYDPAAKILMSGDVGAALEDHNVDIFVDDFEEHTKKMSYFHQRWMPSNSAKNDWITRVRKLDIDYLCPQHGRIFKGEQVGQFLDWFEKLDVGLAISGR, encoded by the coding sequence ATGAAAAGCCAGTTAATCGTTGAAACCCCCACTCACCAGTGGATCTACTTTGGCAGAGATCCTGAAAAACCCGATAAAATAATCGATACCAATCAATATATGCTGGTGACAGAAAATAAAGCCCTATTGATGGACCCTGGTGGTATTGAACTATTTGCGCCTATGCTGGCGAACATAGTTAAACATATACCTTTGGAGAAACTCACCCACCTTTTTGCCTCTCATCAAGATCCAGACATCATCTCTTCTCTTGGATTATGGGATCAAACATTGCCAGGTGCTAAGCTCTACTCTCCTTGGCTGTGGGAAGGATTTATTCGACATTTTGGCATGCACAACATTAGCTATGAAGCGATACCAGATGAAGGCAGCAGGCTATTACTCGATCAGGTTGAAGTGCAATTTATTCCGGCACATTACCTACACGCTTCAGGTAATTTCCATGTTTACGATCCAGCAGCGAAAATATTAATGTCTGGCGACGTAGGCGCTGCACTTGAAGATCATAATGTCGATATATTCGTCGATGACTTTGAAGAACACACTAAAAAGATGAGTTATTTCCACCAAAGGTGGATGCCATCAAATAGTGCTAAAAATGATTGGATAACTAGAGTCAGAAAGCTCGATATCGATTATTTATGTCCACAACATGGTCGTATCTTTAAAGGAGAGCAAGTGGGTCAGTTTCTTGATTGGTTTGAGAAGTTGGATGTGGGTCTGGCAATATCAGGGAGGTGA
- a CDS encoding chemotaxis protein has protein sequence MSRKRTQVSQYYVIAAVVAAELNHTLTYCKQINLTASNAQAASSRVGNAALGFKALTGFIDDLASYTMKAATDINTLAHSASKLATDTARAATALKHFEKAKRNATQAKYAASMEPAVTKTANLYAQLQKSFQGLITQMELQLHELKRNLRTANILASICRIEACRVDIANQATFNDVANRVDSVANQIRQRVDNAIALFDTSPSSEAA, from the coding sequence ATGTCAAGGAAACGCACTCAAGTCAGTCAATATTACGTGATTGCCGCCGTTGTCGCTGCAGAATTAAACCACACTCTAACCTATTGTAAACAAATAAATCTTACCGCTAGCAATGCCCAAGCAGCCTCCTCAAGGGTGGGCAATGCCGCCTTAGGCTTTAAAGCATTAACAGGTTTTATTGATGACCTTGCCTCCTACACCATGAAGGCGGCAACAGACATTAATACTTTAGCGCACTCAGCCAGTAAGCTGGCAACGGATACCGCAAGAGCAGCAACCGCACTTAAACACTTCGAAAAAGCCAAACGAAATGCAACACAAGCAAAATATGCTGCAAGTATGGAACCCGCTGTAACAAAAACCGCCAACCTTTACGCTCAGTTACAGAAGTCATTTCAAGGGTTAATCACTCAGATGGAACTACAACTGCACGAGTTAAAGAGAAACTTGCGAACAGCTAACATCTTAGCCTCAATCTGCAGAATAGAAGCATGCAGAGTTGATATTGCCAATCAAGCCACCTTTAACGATGTCGCTAACCGTGTCGATAGCGTTGCAAATCAGATACGTCAGCGTGTCGATAATGCCATAGCATTATTTGATACTTCGCCATCCTCTGAAGCCGCCTAA
- a CDS encoding GNAT family N-acetyltransferase, which translates to MIVLETTRLRLRHVRLTDAEFILELLNTPGFIDNIGDRGVRDLLQAETYLIDGPISSYQQNGFGLYLVERKESGEAIGLCGLVKRPQLDEPDLGYAFLPAFWGKGYAIESSLAVVEYSKRLAISQLLGIVSPGNDPSIAVLEKLGMVFDSVLHWDEDDSEVLLYRLNIY; encoded by the coding sequence TTGATTGTTTTAGAAACGACTAGGTTGAGATTAAGACATGTAAGATTGACGGATGCTGAATTTATCTTAGAGCTACTTAACACCCCTGGTTTTATCGATAATATTGGCGATAGAGGAGTGAGAGATCTGCTTCAAGCTGAAACTTACCTCATCGATGGACCTATATCTAGCTATCAACAAAATGGTTTTGGCCTTTACTTGGTTGAACGTAAAGAGAGTGGAGAGGCTATAGGCTTATGTGGCCTGGTAAAGCGACCTCAGCTCGATGAGCCAGATTTAGGTTATGCTTTTCTGCCTGCATTTTGGGGGAAGGGCTATGCTATCGAATCCTCACTTGCGGTTGTGGAGTACAGTAAGCGCTTAGCTATCAGTCAGTTGCTAGGAATTGTGAGTCCTGGAAATGATCCGTCAATCGCGGTACTTGAAAAACTGGGTATGGTGTTTGATTCAGTTTTACATTGGGATGAGGATGACTCAGAAGTATTGTTATATCGATTAAATATCTATTAA
- a CDS encoding GNAT family N-acetyltransferase — translation MAECLAGELVVLEPLTLEHVPALSLAVTDGELWLLWFTSVPHPDEMKAYVESAQAAEKQGEALAFAVRDKRSGEVIGSTRICSWDQANRRLEIGYTWYAKRAQKTGINSEAKRLLLSYAFETLDVMAVEFRTHWHNQASREAITRLGAKQDGVLRNHKLLKDGTVRDTVVYSIIDKEWPRVKQDLQFRLQQYSID, via the coding sequence ATGGCAGAGTGTTTAGCAGGCGAATTAGTTGTTTTAGAACCATTAACATTAGAGCATGTCCCCGCCTTATCATTAGCTGTGACAGATGGTGAACTTTGGCTGCTTTGGTTTACCAGTGTCCCTCACCCTGATGAGATGAAAGCGTATGTTGAATCTGCTCAAGCAGCTGAAAAACAGGGTGAAGCATTAGCGTTTGCCGTTAGGGATAAACGTTCTGGTGAGGTGATAGGTTCGACTCGGATCTGTTCGTGGGATCAAGCCAACCGACGTCTTGAAATTGGCTATACCTGGTATGCAAAGCGAGCACAAAAAACCGGAATAAATAGTGAAGCAAAGCGACTATTGCTTAGTTATGCCTTTGAGACGTTAGATGTGATGGCGGTGGAATTCAGAACACATTGGCACAATCAAGCATCGAGGGAGGCTATTACTCGATTGGGGGCAAAACAAGATGGTGTGCTACGCAATCATAAGCTGCTCAAAGATGGCACAGTTAGAGATACTGTTGTGTACTCTATCATCGACAAGGAATGGCCAAGGGTAAAGCAGGATTTACAGTTTAGATTGCAGCAATATTCGATAGATTAA
- a CDS encoding ABC transporter ATP-binding protein, whose amino-acid sequence MIKVSGLTKEYQMGDASVFALRGVDFTIKKNEFVAIMGPSGSGKSTLMNIIGCLDKPSSGSYQLNTQEVASLDDDALSAVRNKDIGFVFQSFHLLPRMSALQNVLLPLRFASPPNDDTRYATELLTRVGLGTRQDHRPNQLSGGQRQRVAIARALVNKPAILLADEPTGALDSKTSVEIMELFTELHKAGQTIILVTHEEEVAAYAQRVIRMRDGSIVEIEERGAYAA is encoded by the coding sequence ATGATTAAAGTCAGTGGATTAACTAAAGAATATCAGATGGGTGACGCGTCAGTTTTTGCGCTCAGAGGCGTTGACTTCACCATTAAGAAAAATGAATTTGTGGCTATCATGGGACCATCTGGTTCTGGAAAATCAACCTTGATGAATATCATAGGTTGTTTAGATAAGCCCAGCTCCGGCAGTTATCAATTGAATACTCAGGAAGTGGCCAGTCTTGATGATGACGCCTTATCTGCAGTTCGTAATAAAGACATAGGCTTTGTATTTCAAAGTTTTCACCTGCTGCCAAGAATGAGCGCGCTGCAAAATGTTTTACTTCCCTTAAGGTTTGCTTCACCTCCTAATGATGATACCCGTTATGCAACTGAGCTATTGACGAGAGTGGGTCTTGGTACGCGACAAGATCATCGACCCAATCAACTTTCTGGTGGGCAAAGGCAAAGAGTGGCGATAGCTCGTGCTCTGGTGAATAAACCGGCTATTTTGCTGGCTGATGAACCGACAGGGGCACTGGATAGTAAAACATCCGTTGAGATCATGGAGCTGTTTACTGAGTTACATAAAGCCGGGCAAACCATTATCTTAGTGACGCATGAAGAGGAAGTCGCAGCTTATGCACAGCGAGTGATCCGCATGCGTGATGGCAGCATTGTTGAAATTGAAGAGCGAGGCGCTTATGCCGCCTAA
- a CDS encoding HlyD family secretion protein, giving the protein MNKPPIEIESKLWSAAMLLIVSLAIPFSVPVNAGEPSTTSASQGQVSQSDRQLLLTGQISSVQSQAFMVPKAGDAWRYQIQWMLPEGTITEPGQTVVIFDKSQLANQIEQLEASLLRVTAQEQSQNIDLTASVLQAQFDLKQKQSELEKSQLDAAVPSNYIAAKDYAENQFKLMQAHSELSKVKQALKEVLDKQSASKSQLAIDRSRAKLELKQALNGLEQLELKAEIKGPVLYGSDPRNDKKFAVGDTVQIGRQVAIVPAMEELEVIAWVNEVDVDKISVGTPVTLRLDSQTNKPFKGSIKEIGRQAQKKMAWGNSNWFKVEVKFEPGDNIKIVPGMSVLVSTGDIT; this is encoded by the coding sequence ATGAACAAACCACCTATTGAAATAGAATCTAAGCTGTGGTCTGCAGCCATGCTCTTGATAGTCAGCCTTGCCATACCTTTTAGTGTACCGGTAAATGCTGGTGAGCCATCGACAACTTCAGCTTCGCAAGGGCAGGTAAGTCAAAGTGATCGGCAGTTATTATTAACCGGTCAAATCTCTTCAGTTCAATCACAAGCTTTTATGGTGCCCAAGGCTGGGGATGCCTGGCGTTACCAAATTCAATGGATGTTACCCGAAGGGACTATCACTGAGCCAGGTCAGACCGTGGTCATTTTTGACAAGAGTCAGCTTGCCAATCAAATAGAGCAGCTAGAAGCAAGTCTTTTAAGAGTCACGGCTCAGGAACAAAGCCAAAATATCGATCTTACTGCGAGTGTATTACAGGCTCAATTTGATCTAAAGCAGAAGCAATCAGAGCTTGAAAAGAGCCAGTTGGATGCCGCAGTACCCTCGAATTATATCGCAGCAAAAGATTATGCAGAGAATCAGTTTAAGCTTATGCAAGCGCATAGTGAGCTATCGAAAGTAAAACAAGCGTTGAAAGAAGTGTTGGATAAACAATCTGCCAGTAAATCGCAGCTAGCCATCGACAGAAGTCGGGCAAAATTGGAACTCAAACAGGCGTTAAATGGTTTAGAGCAATTGGAGCTAAAGGCAGAAATTAAAGGGCCAGTACTTTATGGCAGCGATCCGCGTAATGATAAGAAGTTCGCCGTCGGTGATACGGTTCAAATAGGCCGCCAAGTTGCCATTGTTCCTGCGATGGAAGAGTTAGAGGTCATCGCTTGGGTAAACGAAGTTGATGTGGATAAAATCTCTGTTGGTACACCAGTCACCTTGAGGCTCGACTCTCAGACCAATAAACCTTTTAAAGGCAGTATCAAAGAGATTGGCCGCCAAGCACAAAAGAAGATGGCTTGGGGAAATAGTAACTGGTTTAAAGTTGAAGTGAAATTTGAGCCCGGTGACAACATAAAAATTGTACCCGGCATGAGCGTGTTAGTGAGTACTGGAGATATAACATGA
- a CDS encoding efflux RND transporter periplasmic adaptor subunit: MRMHLYPVPFCRFIKVFPLVFSSILMTACSGEPVTSVEKGVLTQSIEASGELVSADTVSMMPPSIRRVWQYQVKMLAPEGSKVKQGDLVAQLDTSELTQRLSVKAAKLDATLQDIATSKLRNAKRLEVLRLELAEAQMNVEKAERKFNLSDETVAKIDKIKYEKDAVIARDKLVLTEKKLDLENQSAKQREAMLEGDKQKFASEVAALKRGIDSLTLIAPREGMVVYGNDSQGNKIKEGQSVFMGDAVLSIPDLNHMQVNMTIPEVEASRVKLGQKLKIRLDANPDKVFHGEIIELGAVFRHKNQEIPLVIFDAVASIFEADTELMRPGMTAKISIDIANETEELLLSLDAVHYEAGQAYVLLPSLFGETKQNVRIATIGKEQVSIRSGLEVGQEVLLP; this comes from the coding sequence ATGAGGATGCATCTATACCCTGTGCCTTTTTGTCGCTTTATTAAGGTATTCCCTCTTGTTTTTAGTAGCATACTGATGACAGCCTGCAGTGGTGAACCTGTAACTTCTGTTGAAAAAGGAGTGTTAACTCAAAGCATTGAAGCAAGTGGAGAGCTGGTCTCTGCGGATACCGTCTCTATGATGCCGCCTTCAATACGTAGGGTTTGGCAATACCAAGTAAAAATGTTGGCGCCTGAGGGGTCTAAGGTCAAGCAAGGCGATCTTGTTGCACAGTTAGACACCTCTGAGCTGACACAGAGATTGTCGGTTAAAGCGGCCAAATTAGATGCGACGCTACAAGATATAGCAACCTCAAAATTACGTAATGCTAAGCGGCTAGAGGTATTGAGACTCGAGCTTGCTGAAGCTCAAATGAACGTTGAAAAGGCTGAACGTAAATTTAACTTGTCTGATGAAACTGTGGCTAAAATAGATAAAATCAAGTATGAAAAAGATGCCGTTATTGCAAGAGATAAATTGGTTTTAACGGAAAAAAAGCTTGATTTAGAAAACCAAAGTGCCAAGCAAAGAGAAGCGATGTTAGAGGGGGATAAGCAAAAATTTGCCTCTGAAGTTGCAGCGTTAAAAAGAGGCATTGATTCCTTAACGCTCATCGCGCCTCGTGAAGGCATGGTGGTTTATGGTAATGATTCACAAGGTAATAAAATTAAGGAAGGCCAATCTGTTTTTATGGGGGATGCGGTACTGAGCATTCCAGACCTAAATCATATGCAGGTGAACATGACAATACCGGAAGTAGAAGCTAGCCGGGTAAAGTTAGGTCAGAAGCTAAAAATCAGGCTGGATGCGAATCCGGATAAAGTTTTTCATGGAGAAATTATCGAGCTCGGTGCTGTTTTTAGGCATAAAAACCAAGAGATCCCGCTGGTGATTTTTGATGCCGTAGCGAGTATTTTTGAAGCTGATACGGAGCTAATGCGCCCTGGGATGACAGCTAAAATTTCTATCGATATTGCTAATGAAACCGAAGAACTATTGCTTTCTCTCGATGCGGTTCATTATGAAGCAGGTCAGGCTTATGTACTTTTACCTAGCCTGTTTGGTGAGACCAAGCAAAATGTGAGGATAGCAACTATTGGCAAAGAGCAAGTCTCTATTCGTTCGGGTCTCGAAGTGGGTCAAGAGGTGCTACTGCCATGA
- a CDS encoding efflux RND transporter periplasmic adaptor subunit: MINNVINVSKLISAGLLLLLTLTACSQQSQDGVLTMNVTRGDFNVDIPALGELEASQSTSVIVPTGLRGPQSLAWILDNFSQVRAGDVVARMDPTRENYRLKMEQFDFDKLAFDSQMQTEKDKTISKTLSSGTQITSEEKDLAERFFSEDERVYTKIEIIDQMRNQDYLVAKMHYFDWGLDKHGEQADAEQELIKLKQKGHSAKINRFENNLNQMEIIAPHDGLFVYQAGWDGSFPVVGDMMWSGFSIGLLPDISVMQAKLYVQESEAAGLALGKTATVYLDAYPDKAFAGKVTQVDALAKPKEKDSPVNYFQFTISLDKTLVEIMQPGRQVQAQVHLFNLQDVLTVPNQALFQKEGQYWVYLKTSAGFIKQVVMPGNRSLNRTEITDGLTEGDVIALTTPPKRSRV, from the coding sequence ATGATCAATAATGTAATAAACGTGTCTAAGTTAATCTCTGCAGGCTTATTGTTACTGCTGACGTTAACGGCGTGCAGTCAGCAGTCACAAGACGGCGTGTTGACGATGAATGTAACTCGTGGTGATTTTAATGTTGATATCCCAGCGCTTGGGGAGCTCGAAGCCAGTCAATCTACCTCAGTCATTGTACCAACGGGCCTTAGAGGGCCGCAGTCTTTAGCTTGGATTTTAGATAACTTTAGTCAAGTTCGGGCGGGTGATGTGGTTGCCAGAATGGATCCAACCCGTGAAAACTATCGCTTGAAGATGGAGCAATTTGACTTCGATAAGTTGGCGTTTGATAGTCAGATGCAAACAGAGAAAGATAAAACCATCAGTAAAACCTTATCCAGCGGAACACAAATCACTAGCGAAGAGAAAGATTTAGCCGAGCGTTTCTTCAGTGAAGATGAGCGGGTATATACCAAGATTGAGATCATCGATCAGATGCGCAACCAAGATTATTTGGTGGCAAAAATGCATTATTTTGATTGGGGACTCGATAAACATGGCGAGCAGGCAGATGCAGAACAGGAGTTGATTAAACTGAAACAAAAAGGTCACTCAGCTAAGATAAATCGGTTTGAGAACAATCTTAATCAAATGGAGATCATCGCGCCTCATGATGGCTTGTTTGTTTATCAGGCTGGCTGGGATGGATCGTTTCCCGTGGTTGGCGATATGATGTGGTCTGGCTTCTCTATTGGTCTCCTGCCTGATATTTCAGTCATGCAAGCAAAATTGTATGTGCAGGAGTCAGAAGCGGCAGGTTTAGCACTGGGTAAAACCGCAACGGTTTACCTGGACGCTTATCCGGATAAAGCTTTTGCAGGTAAAGTGACTCAAGTCGATGCGCTAGCTAAGCCAAAGGAGAAAGATAGCCCGGTTAACTACTTTCAATTTACCATCAGTTTAGACAAAACCTTAGTGGAGATAATGCAGCCGGGTAGGCAAGTTCAAGCTCAGGTACATCTATTTAATCTGCAAGATGTGCTCACTGTGCCTAATCAGGCATTATTTCAAAAAGAGGGTCAATATTGGGTTTACCTCAAAACGAGTGCAGGTTTTATTAAACAAGTTGTGATGCCAGGAAACCGTAGCCTTAATCGCACAGAGATAACAGATGGATTGACCGAAGGGGATGTGATTGCACTCACGACGCCTCCAAAAAGGAGCCGAGTATGA
- a CDS encoding ABC transporter permease yields MSIMAESKVYLEGIKQAFDEMRHHKLRTALTLLGMIFGVGAVIAMLSVGEGAEREALKMIESMGVRNLVVNARTTDGEALKSIREHSIGLSIRDVKSAKETLPFVDKWSAEKQVKTFSLFSLEGRSDAQVKGVTPSYFDLSALHLSEGEAFDTRDEAHYRQVAVLGPEAARGLFPQGKAVGSVIKINHQWFTVVGVLTDLQNGSSKIQGVKLGGERNQVFIPLATALKKMNFKSLEDELDAFKVSLTEGVEPSLAAKSLRHLMNRRHGGEKDYDIVVPADLLAQHQKTQQIFNIVMACVAGISLLVGGIGIMNIMLATIMERTGEIGLLRALGARRKDIARQFLIESIAISATGGVIGIGVGLLLAVVISSAAGWPVAWSPFAIFLALGVCMTIGVGFGLYPAKKAAKLDPIVALQRD; encoded by the coding sequence ATGAGTATTATGGCTGAAAGTAAAGTTTATCTCGAAGGCATTAAGCAAGCGTTTGATGAGATGCGACATCATAAGTTGCGTACGGCTTTGACCTTACTGGGGATGATATTTGGCGTTGGTGCCGTGATTGCCATGCTAAGTGTTGGCGAAGGTGCAGAGCGAGAAGCGCTTAAGATGATCGAGTCTATGGGAGTAAGAAACCTGGTCGTTAATGCCCGTACAACCGACGGAGAAGCGTTGAAATCCATTAGAGAACACAGTATTGGTCTGAGCATAAGAGATGTTAAGAGCGCTAAAGAAACCTTACCTTTTGTTGATAAGTGGAGCGCAGAAAAGCAGGTCAAAACGTTCAGTTTATTCAGCCTCGAAGGTCGTAGTGATGCCCAAGTTAAGGGAGTAACACCTAGCTACTTTGATTTAAGTGCCTTGCACTTAAGTGAAGGGGAAGCGTTTGATACCCGCGATGAAGCCCATTATCGACAAGTTGCCGTATTGGGACCTGAAGCGGCCAGAGGTCTGTTTCCCCAAGGCAAGGCCGTTGGCAGCGTGATTAAGATTAATCATCAATGGTTCACCGTCGTTGGTGTGTTAACGGATCTTCAAAATGGCTCGTCAAAAATTCAAGGTGTAAAGTTAGGTGGTGAACGTAATCAGGTCTTTATTCCATTAGCAACCGCGCTAAAGAAGATGAACTTTAAAAGTTTAGAGGATGAACTCGATGCCTTTAAAGTCTCTTTGACTGAAGGGGTCGAGCCCTCTTTGGCTGCTAAGAGTTTACGACACTTAATGAATCGTCGTCATGGTGGTGAGAAAGACTATGATATCGTCGTGCCAGCAGACTTGCTTGCACAACATCAGAAGACCCAGCAAATATTTAATATTGTCATGGCTTGTGTCGCTGGGATCTCATTGCTGGTGGGCGGGATTGGCATTATGAACATCATGCTGGCGACAATTATGGAACGTACGGGCGAAATAGGCTTACTTAGAGCATTGGGCGCTCGGCGTAAAGATATCGCTCGTCAGTTTTTGATTGAGAGTATTGCCATCTCGGCGACAGGAGGCGTTATCGGTATCGGGGTAGGCTTGTTACTAGCCGTCGTGATCTCCAGTGCTGCAGGTTGGCCAGTGGCTTGGTCACCCTTTGCCATTTTTCTCGCCTTAGGTGTTTGTATGACTATTGGTGTCGGTTTTGGATTATATCCGGCTAAGAAGGCGGCGAAACTTGATCCCATTGTGGCGTTGCAAAGAGATTAG
- a CDS encoding Preprotein translocase subunit SecY — protein MFYNQDLALRFPKGRFAMWSVYSFTGASILASIVFSLLLFLSIDDDPVMQLLFGGLAVIFELGKFFAWYEVGERHARRNYLGMFSALGFYAVLAAISIGGSVGGINSATNKAQEHVNVQQSKVNAFNMQIEAIDKQISLNNTAAEKYIQMERIATGVTRIQKENSRLREEQQTLAMQRDNLPLVSQGSVIGLIESLARSLNIEAVTAQLGLVVFLSVLLDFFAAFFVGLIGEENRFRHQFRNLKPVTIEGFTPIGAENAERLTHFSELDRLDEPELSPSQVYSPYEQAVNALSSNQVNCSKRAVSKYLNITNDEVDEIFAQLFTEGVVTQKANKHYQWQGVTSQA, from the coding sequence ATGTTTTACAACCAAGATTTAGCCTTACGTTTTCCTAAGGGAAGATTTGCCATGTGGAGTGTTTACAGCTTTACTGGTGCTTCGATTCTCGCCTCTATTGTTTTTTCCTTATTGCTATTTTTGTCCATCGATGACGATCCAGTCATGCAGTTATTGTTCGGTGGTTTGGCGGTTATTTTCGAATTAGGTAAATTTTTTGCTTGGTATGAGGTGGGTGAGCGTCATGCAAGACGTAACTATTTAGGCATGTTTTCGGCCTTGGGTTTTTACGCCGTATTAGCTGCCATATCCATTGGTGGATCTGTTGGTGGGATCAATAGTGCCACCAACAAGGCTCAAGAACATGTAAACGTGCAGCAGAGTAAGGTGAATGCCTTCAATATGCAGATTGAGGCTATTGATAAACAGATCTCCCTCAATAACACAGCGGCCGAAAAATACATTCAGATGGAACGAATTGCGACCGGTGTAACCCGTATTCAGAAAGAAAATAGCCGCCTTAGAGAAGAGCAGCAAACGCTGGCCATGCAGAGGGATAACTTACCCCTAGTCAGTCAAGGTTCTGTCATCGGTCTGATAGAGAGTCTTGCGAGGTCTTTGAACATTGAAGCTGTCACCGCCCAACTTGGCTTGGTGGTATTTCTTTCGGTATTACTGGACTTCTTTGCCGCCTTTTTTGTCGGCCTCATAGGCGAAGAGAATCGTTTTCGTCATCAATTTCGTAATTTGAAGCCAGTGACTATCGAGGGTTTCACGCCAATTGGAGCAGAGAATGCTGAGCGTTTGACACATTTTTCGGAGCTTGATCGATTAGATGAGCCTGAGCTATCACCATCTCAGGTTTATAGCCCCTATGAGCAAGCGGTGAATGCGTTAAGTTCGAATCAGGTCAACTGCAGTAAGCGAGCGGTAAGTAAGTATCTTAATATTACTAACGACGAAGTGGATGAGATTTTTGCTCAGTTATTTACTGAGGGAGTCGTTACCCAAAAAGCGAATAAGCATTATCAGTGGCAGGGCGTGACTTCCCAAGCTTAG
- a CDS encoding YybH family protein, translating into MTLTKITYASGVIVLALLYQICGMAYATEWVKKHYDPFMGLETESAKVVTQFHQALKRGDEERVNNLLAEDVVIVENGKINRSRYEYINQHMKEDMLALNASKTVFHELSIKVNGSTAIATARKKIIEVERGEELDMHNIETMVLNKQSNGRWKISYIHWSS; encoded by the coding sequence ATGACTTTAACAAAAATAACTTACGCTTCTGGGGTGATCGTTTTAGCCTTGTTGTACCAGATATGTGGTATGGCTTATGCGACCGAATGGGTAAAGAAACACTATGATCCATTTATGGGCTTGGAAACTGAGAGCGCTAAAGTTGTCACTCAATTTCACCAGGCACTAAAGCGAGGTGACGAGGAGCGAGTCAATAACCTTCTCGCTGAAGATGTTGTCATTGTAGAAAATGGTAAAATAAATCGGTCTCGATATGAATATATCAATCAGCATATGAAAGAGGATATGCTGGCACTCAATGCATCGAAGACCGTATTCCACGAACTAAGCATTAAGGTCAACGGAAGTACGGCTATTGCAACGGCTCGAAAGAAAATTATAGAAGTGGAGCGAGGAGAGGAGCTCGACATGCACAATATAGAAACTATGGTACTCAATAAACAATCAAATGGGCGCTGGAAGATTAGCTATATTCATTGGTCTAGTTAA